The Vibrio echinoideorum genome includes a region encoding these proteins:
- a CDS encoding outer membrane lipoprotein-sorting protein, translating into MKSVKQSFVTTLLSVSSLTVGTLTIGAFAAFPVLADPAKGLEIAEQRKAVDMGWGDSVATMEMLLRNKQGESSSRLMRLKSLEVDDDGDKGLTIFDEPRDVKGTAFLNHSHISKSDDQWLYLPALKRVKRISSRNKSGPFMGSEFAYEDLSSFELGKYTFNYIEDAKIQGVDTFVLEQVPTDKNSGYTMQKVWLDQQYYRPVQVEFYDRKGALLKTLSFEDYKQYLNQYWRAHTMSMQNHQTGKSTVLTTTDLAFQTGLKDKDFQKNTLKRAK; encoded by the coding sequence ATGAAAAGCGTTAAACAATCATTCGTTACCACATTACTTTCCGTCAGCTCATTAACCGTCGGCACGTTAACAATCGGCGCATTCGCGGCTTTCCCAGTGTTAGCAGACCCTGCGAAAGGCTTAGAAATTGCCGAGCAACGAAAAGCCGTCGATATGGGGTGGGGCGATTCAGTTGCGACCATGGAAATGCTACTTCGCAACAAACAAGGCGAAAGCAGCTCGCGTCTAATGCGATTGAAGTCATTAGAAGTAGATGATGATGGTGACAAAGGGCTGACCATCTTTGATGAGCCTCGCGACGTAAAAGGCACGGCTTTCTTAAACCATTCGCACATCTCTAAATCGGATGACCAATGGCTGTACTTGCCTGCGTTGAAACGTGTAAAACGCATCTCTTCGCGTAACAAATCGGGCCCGTTTATGGGCAGTGAATTTGCTTACGAAGACTTGAGCTCGTTCGAGCTAGGAAAGTACACCTTCAACTACATTGAAGACGCCAAAATCCAAGGCGTGGATACCTTTGTCTTAGAGCAAGTTCCGACCGACAAAAACTCTGGCTACACCATGCAGAAAGTATGGTTAGACCAACAATATTACCGCCCCGTTCAGGTGGAATTTTACGACCGTAAAGGCGCATTGCTAAAAACCCTGTCGTTCGAAGACTACAAACAATACCTAAACCAATACTGGCGCGCACACACCATGTCGATGCAAAACCACCAAACAGGCAAGAGTACGGTATTAACCACGACAGATTTAGCGTTCCAGACCGGTCTTAAGGACAAGGATTTTCAAAAAAACACACTTAAACGTGCAAAGTAA